From the Quercus lobata isolate SW786 chromosome 6, ValleyOak3.0 Primary Assembly, whole genome shotgun sequence genome, one window contains:
- the LOC115993822 gene encoding cytochrome P450 CYP736A12-like translates to MPTMAWTWTILSLVLLAYILVQWKSKTKRKKLPPGPRGFPIFGNLHMLGEFPHQDLHQLAQKHGPIMHLRLGMVPTIVVSSPQAAKLFLKTHDLVFASRPPNEASKHISYEQKSLAFAPYGSYWRNIRKMCTLELLSNLKINSFKSMRKAELDLLIKFIQEAAHEHVAVDLSAKVSSLSADMSCRLVFGKKYMDKEFDERGFKSVIQEGMQLTATPNLGDYIPYVALLDLQGLTQRMKAVGKIFDAFLEKTIDEHVQSKDESKTKDFVDVMLGFMGSEESEYRIERPNIKAIILDMLAASMDTSATAIDWMLTELIRHPRIMKKVQKELENVVGLERMVDESDLDSLEYLDMVVKETMRLHPVAHLLIPHESLEDCTINDYHIPRKSRLLINVWAIGRDPSVWTEPDKFNPERFVGSNIDLRGHDFELIPFGSGRRSCPGMQLGLTVVRLVLAQLVHCFDWELPNDMLPTELDMTEEFGLTTPRAKHLLAIPTYRLHK, encoded by the exons ATGCCCACCATGGCTTGGACATGGACCATACTCTCACTTGTTTTGCTTGCTTATATCCTAGTACAATGGAAAAGCAAAACCAAGAGGAAGAAATTACCTCCTGGTCCAAGAGGGTTCCCTATCTTTGGGAACCTTCATATGTTAGGAGAATTCCCTCATCAAGATCTTCATCAACTAGCTCAAAAACACGGTCCTATCATGCATTTGCGCTTAGGGATGGTACCTACCATTGTTGTCTCGTCCCCTCAAGCTGCCAAGCTATTCCTTAAAACACATGACCTTGTTTTTGCTAGTAGACCACCTAATGAGGCTTCAAAGCACATCTCTTATGAGCAAAAGAGCTTGGCCTTTGCTCCATATGGTTCTTATTGGCGCAACATACGTAAGATGTGCACCCTTGAATTACTTAGCAACCTCAAAATCAATTCTTTCAAATCCATGAGAAAAGCAGAGCTTGACCTGTTGATTAAGTTCATTCAAGAGGCAGCACATGAACATGTTGCTGTTGATCTCAGTGCCAAGGTTTCATCTCTCAGCGCAGATATGAGTTGCcgtttggtgtttgggaagaaGTACATGGACAAGGAGTTTGATGAGAGGGGATTCAAGTCTGTAATCCAAGAGGGTATGCAGCTAACCGCAACTCCTAACTTAGGTGATTATATTCCTTATGTTGCACTCCTTGACCTTCAAGGGCTAACTCAGCGCATGAAGGCTGTGGGTAAGATCTTTGATGCCTTTTTGGAGAAGACCATTGATGAGCATGTCCAATCCAAGGATGAAAGTAAGACCAAGGACTTTGTTGATGTCATGTTGGGCTTCATGGGATCTGAGGAATCTGAGTACCGAATTGAACGGCCCAATATCAAAGCTATTATCTTG GATATGCTTGCCGCCTCAATGGACACTTCAGCAACAGCAATTGATTGGATGCTCACGGAACTAATCAGGCATCCTCGTATAATGAAGAAAGTCCAAAAGGAGTTGGAAAATGTGGTGGGCTTAGAGAGGATGGTAGATGAATCTGACTTGGATAGCTTGGAGTACTTGGACATGGTTGTAAAAGAAACCATGAGGCTACATCCAGTAGCACATTTGTTGATACCTCATGAGTCATTGGAAGATTGCACTATCAATGATTACCACATACCTCGTAAGTCTAGACTCTTAATAAATGTATGGGCAATTGGGAGAGACCCAAGTGTTTGGACTGAGCCAGATAAGTTTAATCCAGAGAGATTTGTTGGGAGTAACATAGATCTTAGAGGACATGACTTTGAGCTTATCCCATTTGGGTCTGGGAGAAGAAGCTGTCCAGGAATGCAATTGGGTCTAACTGTGGTTCGGCTAGTGTTAGCACAACTTGTTCATTGCTTTGATTGGGAGCTTCCTAATGACATGTTGCCAACGGAGTTGGACATGACCGAAGAGTTTGGTCTCACAACTCCTAGAGCCAAGCACCTACTTGCTATTCCTACTTATCGCCTTCACAAGTGA
- the LOC115950137 gene encoding uncharacterized protein LOC115950137 gives MVNAMFREPVQQILKKVKNEPFFRWSGKMAGDPLRRNQNLYYHYHQDHGHTTEDCRNLWNHLDQLVREGKLRHLLHPSSGHLDQTMQEPQKDVSLRPPTGTIHVILIAPGRTGSFPSRVLSAAQLSAEDMEREFKRSKKGNSLILGFSDEDKRGTIQPHDDALVVTLRIGGFDVRRVLVDPGSAVEVMYPDLYKGLNLRPEDLTAYDSPLISFKGKTVVPKGQIRLPIQTGSEVVEVDFIMVDAYSPYTVIVARPWIHALEAVSSTLHQKVKYPFGGQVEEIRGDQAMARQCMVAAISCQSNAESSASENL, from the coding sequence ATGGTTAATGCCATGTTCAGAGAGCCAGTACAGCAAATTCTGAAGAAAGTCAAGAATGAACCTTTCTTCAGGTGGTCAGGAAAAATGGCTGGGGACCCTTTGAGACGTAACCAGAATCTGTATTatcactatcatcaggaccatgggcataccactgaggattgcCGGAATTTATGGAATCACCTGGATCAGTTGGttcgagaaggaaagttacgtcaccttttACACCCCTCAAGCGGTCATCTGGACCAGACAATGCAAGAGCCTCAAAAAGATGTATCACTAAGACCTCCCACGGGGACGATACACGTCATCCTCATTGCTCCAGGAAGAACCGGCTCATTTCCTTCCAGGGTGCTGTCCGCGGCTCAGCTCTCCGCCGAGGACATGGAAAGAGAAtttaaaaggtctaaaaagggaAACTCTTTGATATTAGGATTCTCGGACGAAGATAAGAggggaactatccaacctcacgacgatgccttaGTGGTTACGCTGAGAATCGGAGGCTTCGATGTGAGGAGGGTACTGGTAGACCCGGGCAGTGCAGTAgaggtaatgtaccctgatctatacaaggggctgaacttaaGGCCGGAGGATTTAACggcttatgactccccccttatTAGCTTCAAAGGGAAAACTGTGGTACCTAAAGGGCAGATCAGATTACCCATACAAACCGGATCAGAGGTAGTGGAAGTGGACTTTATCATGGTCGATGCTTACTCGCCCTACACAGTGATAgtagccaggccatggatccatgccctagAGGCCGTATCTTCTACACTTCATCAAAAGGTAAAATACCCATTCGGAGGCCAAGTGGAAGAGATTCGTGGAGATCAGGCCATGGCTAGGCaatgtatggtggccgccatctcaTGTCAGTCCAATGCTGAGTCCTCGGCTTCTGAAaacttatag
- the LOC115950138 gene encoding uncharacterized protein LOC115950138: MLKYGVQLKFLATNNEVVYEGILTGLRVGKALGAKNLLLQSNLKLVIGQVKEEYEAKEERMQKCLRLTKHLTQGFDRVEFEKIPRNQNMIADEIVKLASSEKRSTSMGLDMEIQKHPNIEKVSTFAIQSTNSWMTPVISFLQDEHLPQDVKEAKKVKKKVARFTILNDTLYKRGFSIPYLKCVNEEEAKYILEEIHEGVCGDHASPKSLVDAMELVKRCDKCQRFGNVQRLPAGKLTTIASPWLFAQWGIDIIGSLPQGKGQVKLLLVAIDYFIKWVEAEALVTITEARIQIFVWKNIICKIGIPRTIISDNRWQFDNQSFRDFCLNLGIKNQFSSPGHPQANRQTEMTNRTLLKIIKVRLDDAKRVWPEELPNVLWAYRTMARTLIRETPFRLTYGTKAVISVKVGITSVRREMFHEESNDNQLRINLDCLNGVREKGFNKMTK, encoded by the exons ATGTTGAAATACGGAGTTCAACTAAAATTCTTGGCCACTAATAATGAGGTCGTGTACGAAGGAATACTGACGGGACTAAGAGTTGGGAAAGCACTGGGAGCTAAAAACCTGCTCCTCCAGAGCAATTTGAAGTTGGTAATAGGGCAAGTAAAGGAGGAATATGAAGCGAAGGAGGAAAGAATGCAAAAATGCCTCAGGCTGACGAAGCATTTAACACAAGGGTTTGATAGGGTGGAGTTCGAGAAGATCCCAAGAAACCAGAACATGATAGCAGATGAGATCGTGAAACTGGCCTCGTCAGAAAAAAGATCCACGAGTATGGGCTTGGACATGGAAATCCAAAAACACCCCAACATCGAAAAAGTCTCTACATTTGCAATCCAGAGCACAAATAGTTGGATGACACCGGTCATATCCTTCCTTCAAGACGAACACCTCCCACAAGACGTCAAGGAGGCCAAGAAGGTTAAGAAGAAGGTAGCTAGATTCACAATCCTAAATGACACCctgtacaagagaggcttctccatACCCTACCTGAAATGTGTTAACGAAGAGGAAGCCAAGTATATCCTGGAAGAGATCCATGAAGGGGTTTGCGGTGACCATGCAAGCCCCAAATCCTTG GTGGATGCAATGGAACTCGTTAAGAGGTGTGACAAGTGCCAGAGGTTCGGGAATGTCCAACGCCTCCCAGCCGGGAAACTGACAACAATAGCCTCCCCTTGGCTGTTTGCCCAATGGGGAATAGACATCATCGGCTCGTTGCCCCAAGGTAAAGGACAGGTAAAGTTACTGCTAGTCGCTATTGACTACTTCATAAAATGGGTCGAAGCAGAGGCTCTAGTAACCATAACTGAAGCAAGAATCCAGATcttcgtgtggaagaacataatTTGCAAGATCGGGATCCCACGgacgatcatatcagataaCAGGTGGCAGTTTGACAACCAAAGCTTTAGGGACTTCTGTTTAAACCTAGGGATCAAAAACCAGTTCTCATCCCCGGGACATCCACAGGCAAACAGACAGACGGAGATGACTAACCGAACACTACTCAAGATTATTAAAGTCAGGTTGGACGACGCAAAAAGGGTCTGGCCAGAAGAATTGCCCAATGTCTTGTGGGCTTACAGGACTATGGCAAGAACCTTAATAAGAGAAACCCCCTTCAGACTCACTTATGGCACCAAGGCGGTAATCTCGGTCAAGGTGGGAATAACCAGTGTCCGACGAGAGATGTTCCACGAGGAGAGTAACGACAATCAGCTACGAATTAACCTGGACTGTCTAAACGGGGTCAGAGAGAAAGGTTTTAACAAGATGACGAAATAA